A genomic region of Cotesia glomerata isolate CgM1 linkage group LG9, MPM_Cglom_v2.3, whole genome shotgun sequence contains the following coding sequences:
- the LOC123271794 gene encoding uncharacterized protein LOC123271794: MKKLLTICSIWILFTAKVDLLSIPFVSDIQDMVGLVIDISDIATGRHDLTAGNLFKKKTDATLVAVNQLSNQISELTQTINFKMDKIMTAVLEDVPRAIQLANLMRKLIDLTSRVNELYEDYIFYVKKSEMINQYTIEEFGRVVTSHKYGDIPDLLTQTYHLFLPGPLAQKDQSILQVMVSSFQNVEEAERCNQFKTAQQHLYDIYETVIITEIKGYTMSAYAYGMLAIYHNSSFTTEIDRATYRTLQRCSQYLSSVYSALETLGREIFLCDPPEHIRGETHVELNSIRRIITHENMMIDTCHYRCADLGQRAYRQAFDYKMDNGDKYYWNPNQPCLGYMYNCNNLDSITFCEMPAESNQRYTWMETAQGVMYGYKDSCPNGNTKNLITYLNWYCYVQGRF, translated from the exons atgaaGAAACTACTTACAATATGCTCAATATGGATCTTATTTACGGCAAAAGTCGATCTACTTTCGATTCCCTTTGTGTCTGACATCCAAGACATGGTTGGTCTGGTCATCGATATATCTGACATTGCGACGGGCCGACATGATTTGACTGCGGGAAATCTATTTAAGAAGAAAACTGACGCTACGTTGGTTGCAGTTAACCAACTATCCAATCAGATAAGCGAACTAACCCAGACGATCAATTTTAAGATGGACAAAATAATGACTGCGGTGCTGGAAGATGTTCCCAGGGCGATTCAATTAGCAAATCTTATGAGGAAACTCATCGACTTAACCTCCAGAGTTAACGAATTGTATGAAGACTACATATTTTACGTTAAAAAATCCGAAATGATCAATCAATATACGATCGAAGAGTTTGGTAGGGTTGTCACGTCTCACAAATATGGAGATATTCCCGATCTTCTGACGCAAACTTACCATTTATTTCTTCCTGGGCCGCTAGCTCAAAAAGATCAGAGTATTCTTCAAGTTATGGTCTCCAGTTTTCAG aacgTAGAAGAGGCAGAACGGTGTAACCAATTTAAGACAGCTCAGCAACATctttatgatatttatgaaACAGTTATTATAACAGAAATAAAAGGTTATACGATGTCAGCTTACGCTTATGGTATGCTAGCCATATATCATaatt CGTCTTTTACGACAGAAATAGACAGAGCTACTTATCGTACCCTACAAAGATGCAGCCAGTACTTATCATCTGTATACAGTGCTCTCGAGACTCTTGGAAGGGAAATATTTTTGTGTGATCCACCAGAACATATAAGAG gGGAGACCCATGTCGAATTAAATTCCATTAGACGAATTATAACTCATGAAAACATGATGATCGACACCTGTCATTACCGTTGTGCTGATTTAGGTCAGAGGGCTTATCGACAAGCATTTGATTATAAAATGGATAATGGAGACAAGTATTATTGGAATCCAAATCAACCTTGTCTAGGCTACATGTACAACTGTAATAATCTTGACAGTATCACTTTTTGCGAAATG cCGGCAGAATCCAACCAACGTTACACGTGGATGGAAACTGCTCAAGGAGTAATGTATGGATATAAGGACAGTTGCCCCAATggaaatacaaaaaatctaATAACTTATCTTAATTGGTACTGTTATGTCCAAGGGCGTTTTTAG
- the LOC123271795 gene encoding uncharacterized protein LOC123271795, producing MVVTGVKFELKDIMIHVQIEEGKLLPAGQIETSSVHLKELEDFKYLEEGNEGRFVKMNGDDQENLEHGTDYQFIHFDQRDVNLDNVNSPPGYVVTGLKMSQDPKTSQAIQLDLYITPFNFLTGLLVPTDDKPSKWLTHKDMHGHDRPFTERKKLDFRYSKRGDDYTDNIPDSKDFEDIWFGVSNQYSDVSQSTVTFMDRRFVAASPRVPFDGISLFHRGREESGGFLAFKLRTIGLHDYINPYMKPENALLYQKSFQKTPEIKMSDAQK from the exons AT GGTAGTGACCGGTGTAAAGTTTGAGCTAAAGGATATTATGATCCACGTACAAATCGAGGAAGGAAAATTGCTCCCGGCTGGTCAGATCGAGACGAGCTCAGTTCATTTGAAGGAATTGGAAGACTTTAAATATTTGGAAGAAGGCAACGAAGGAAGATTCGTTAAAATGAATGGGGATGATCAAGAAAACTTGGAACACGGCACCgattatcaatttattcatttcGATCAGCGCGACGTGAACCTGGACAATGTCAACTCACCGCCAGGTTACGTTGTCACCGGATTGAAGATGTCTCAAGACCCAAAAACTAGCCAGGCTATACAATTGGACCTCTACATTAcaccttttaattttttaacaggctTGCTCGTTCCAACTGATGACAAACCCTCCAAATGGCTCACTCACAAGGACATGCATGGTCATGATCGCCCTTTTACTGAACg AAAGAAGCTCGACTTTCGCTACTCAAAAAGAGGTGACGATTATACCGACAATATTCCAGATTCTAAAGACTTTGAGGACATATGGTTCGGAGTCAGTAACCAATATTCAGACGTCTCGCAATCGACTGTGACATTTATGGACCGACGATTCGTTGCAGCGTCCCCTCGAGTTCCATTTGACGGAATTTCTTTATTCCATCGTGGAAGAGAAGAATCGGGTGGGTTTCTTGCGTTCAAACTGCGGACAATTGGCCTTCACGATTATATAAATCCTTATATGAAGCCGGAAAATGCGCTACTGTATCAAAAGAGTTTTCAAAAGACACCAGAAATCAAGATGTCTGATGCCCAGAAGTAG